The Chlorocebus sabaeus isolate Y175 chromosome 22, mChlSab1.0.hap1, whole genome shotgun sequence genome segment GCCGCCCTGGCCCGGCTCCTCAGACGGCGGGGCAGGTCCGGCGAGACCCGAGCCACGAGCCGTTGGGCGGGCTGTGATCCTGGGCTTGGGGGCAGACTCCGGGACGGGGCTTAGAGGCGCCGGGTGGCTGGGGTTACACTGGGGCGGTGGGGTCTGCGGGTGGCGGGGTCTGGGTTGACCGGGTCTAGGCAAGCGGACCTGGCCGGGTCGGACCCGGGCTCCAGGGCTCCCCAGCGCGCCGCCCTGACGCCCCGCCCCTCGCCCTCCCGCCCGCAGCGCGTGAGGCGGGCAGCGCGGTCGAGGCCGAAGAGCTGGTGAAGGGCAGGCCGGCGTGGGAGCCGCGTGCCAACGACACGCGGGAAGAAGCCGGCCCACCAGCGGCTGGGGAAGATGAGGCGTCGTGGACCGCGCCTGGCGGCGAGCTGGCCGGGCCAGAGGAGGTGCTGCAGGCGACCGGCACCGCCTGGCTGGAGGCTGACAACCCAGGCCTGGGAGGAGTGACCGCAGAGGCGGGTAGCGGCGATGCCCAGGCCCTTCCAGCTACGCTCCAGGCTCCCCACGAGGTCCTCGAGCAGTCAGTCATGCCCCCTGCCATTCCTGAGGCTACAGAAGCCAGTGGgccaccctcccccacccctggcgACAACCTGAGCCCAGCTTCTGAACTCCCCAAGGAGAGCCCCTTGGAGGTTTGGCTGAACCTGGGGGGCAGCACACCCGACCCTCAAGGGCCAGAGCCGACTTACCCCTTTCAGGGCACCCTGGAGCCCCAACCGGCATCAGATATCATTGACATCGACTACTTCCAAGGATTGGATGGTGAGGGTCGTGGCGCAGACCTGGGGAGCTTCCCAGGGTCACCAGGAACCTCAGAGAACCACCCTGATACTGAGGGAGAGACCCCTTCCTGGAGCCTGCTTGACTTATACGATGATTTCACCCCCTTTGATGAATCTGATTTCTACCCCACCACATCCTTTTACGATGACttggatgaagaggaggaggaggaggaggatgacaaAGATGCAGTAGGAGGTGGAGACCTAGAAGATGAAAATGAGCTTCTAGTGCCCACTGGGAAGCCCGGTCTGGGGCCCGGGACAGGCCAGCCCAACAGTCGATGGCATGCTGTCCCTCCACAGCACACTCTGGGGTCGGTCCCTGGCAGCAGCATCGCCCTCAGGCCCCGCCCAGGAGAGCCAGGCAGGGACCTGGCCTCCAGTGAAAATGGCACTGAGTGCCGCAGTGGCTTTGTGCGGCATAATGGCTCCTGCCGGTCAGTGTGCGACCTCTTTCCAAGTTACTGTCACAATGGCGGTCAGTGCTACCTGGTGGAGAACATAGGGGCCTTCTGCAGGTAAGGGCATGGCAGGCAGGTGCACAGGGACACTGAAGTGTGTATGTGAGGCCGACTCAACAGAGGGCAGTGTGACAGGCACAGCTTGCAAGAGGTTGTACAGTCGTAGGATTCCCAGGTGGAGAAATGTTCACTCAGGCTTCTACAGAATTACTTCGTAAAATACACTTCCTGTGACCTTATCACTAGGAGAGGTTCCTCAGAAATAAGattctgtctttcctctgtgcGTTGTGTCCTTACCCAAACCCTCAGTTACAAGGGCAAAATGAGTCTGGGCGctgtcgctcacgcctgtaatcccagcactttgggaggccaaggtgggcagatcacttgaggtcaggagatcgagaccatcctggctaacacgtgaaaccccgtctctactaaaaatgcaaaaattagccgggcgtggtggcgggcgcctgtagtcccagctactagggaggctgagggaggagaatggtgtgaacccgggaggcggagcttgcagtgagcggagattgtgccactgcactccagcctgggcgacagagcaagactccgtatcaaaaaaaaaaaaacataaaaaatttagccggatgtggtggtgggcgcctgtaatcccagctactcgggaggctgagacaggagaattgcttgaacctgggaggtggaggttgtggtgagccgagatcgtgccattgcactccagcctgggtaacaggagcgaaactctgtctcaaaaaaaaaaaaagaaaaaagaaaaaggcaaaatggccgggcgcggtggctcaagcctgtaatcccagcactttgggaggccgagacgggcggatcacgaggtcaggagatcgagaccatcctggctaacacggtgaaaccccgtctctactaaaaaaaatacaaaaaactagccgggcgaggtggcgggcgcctgtagtcccagctacttaggaggctgaggcaggagaatggcgtaaacccgggaggcggagcttgcagtgagctgagatccggccactgcactcccgcctgggcgacagagcaagactccgtctcaaaaaaaaaaaaaaagaaaaaaaaagaaaaaggcaaaatgaagGGACTTCTTTAAGACTTTTGGAAAGAGGGCTGGGTTGAGGAGTGTTTGCTGGAGAGAGTTCTGGCGGTACTGGTGAGAGGGGTAGGCCCATAAACCTACTCTGTGGGATAAAGACAGCTGCTGAACACCGCTCTGTGCCTTGTgcacagagggaggaggggccagTTCCTCAGAAGGGATGTAGGCATGCAAACTCAAAAGGAAGGACCTTCTTGGAAACAGACCCCAAAATGCAGCTACTCACTCAGGTAAAATCAAGCTGAGGGTCTTCGTATTGCAGATGGAGGGGTGTTTCTTGACTTTGGGAGGTGGcttttttctctctactttgaTGTTTGTCTACCTTGGGATATCATATCCATAAATCCTTTTAAAGACTCAGAGTTTAGTTTCCCTAAGGGCATTGTCTGCAGCTCATCAGTAATTACCCTACTCACCTCACTCTTGGGAACTGCCCTCACAGTGAGGTATTTAACTTGCTGGAGAGCTTGCAGCCTGATTCCAGAAGAATCCCAGGTTGGGGTGATCAGGTGGTTTGCTTGTCTCCATCCTTTACTGGCCGTAGAAGTGGAGTAGAGCCCTCAGACTCCTTTGAGGGTTGTCTCCATTAGGCCTAAGTGGAGCATTTCTGTCATCTgactgtctctttttatttttagtagagacagcgtttcaccatattggccagggtggtctcaaactcctgaccttaagtgatccgcccacttcagcttctcaaagtgctaggattacaggcgtgagccaccatgcccggccagggtATCTCTTTTTCAAGTGCCATTCTCCATCCTTCTTGTTCTTGTTCGTTCTGCAGGTATATAAAGAATTCAAGTTCCTTGAGTCCTGATGTAGTGATCAGAGAATGACATATAGAAAGCAATGAGTATTTTGTCCTTGGCATTGTAACTTGAGTTCCAGTTTCTTTCTAtgaagttcttttttgtttgttttgagttgaagtctcgctctgtccccaggctggagtgcagtggtgcaatctcgactcactgtaatctccgcctcccaggttcacaccattctcctgcctcagccgcctgagtaggtgggactacaggtgcccgccaccacacccggctaattttttgtatttttagtagaaacggggtttcactgtgttagccaggatggtttcaatctcctgacctcgtgatctgcccgcctcagcctcccaaagtgctgggattacaggcatgagccactgcacctggccgaagtTCTTTTTTATAAATGGTCATGACTTTAGGGTCACTCATAGGACGTGACCACACAGTTCTTGGAGTTGTCCAGCCACTGCCAAAAGGAGGTACTGTGATTAAGAAATtgtagcagttttatttttaaaaagaaaatatggcaatAAACTAACTTGCCCGTTGATTAAGAGCTACCAGAAATATGAGGAAACCCTGTGATTTTGCTCCTCAAACTTCAGTTTGGGGGACTATAGTGATGTAGCCTGGGGGTTGTGCAACCTCTTTGCAAAATCATCATCTTTCATCCTATTGGAGGCCTGGAATTTTCACCTTCAAAGTGAACTCCTCATAATAGTATGAAATTTTACAGCTCTAGAGAGCTGCAAAAATTCCCAGAATCTCCTGGAACTCTCGGAAAATTCCCAAGTAGAAGAATAAGAttgtcttcctcactaagctaCATGGCTCTGCCAGCATGGGTCTACCAGCCTCTCACTGCCTCACAAGGGCTTCTCCATGTGTCCACTCCAGTTACCCTTGCTTAGCTTCCATCCCAGGATCACATTCGGGCCTTCCTACCAGATTCCTCCCCTGGCTGTGTACACCCAGGCCTGGCCACGGCTTGAAAACTATTtttgcattccactcacaggAGACTGCTGAGCCGTTGGTTGCAGACTGCAGTGTGCCTTTGTCTCTGTCACCCTGACCCACTGCAGGGAAATGAGCAGAGCTGTGGCAGAACTTCTCTAGAACACTGGAGTAGAGGGCCCCACTTAGAGGGGTCTGCATTCCCTGGCAACCTCAAACAGACAGCCCTCCATgacagcagaggctcagttggaAAACAAAGAATTTCTTGCTAGCCATGTCTCCCCACCCTATTCTAGATGTGGAGTAGCCAGTTCTCTGGTGCATAATTTCCCCATTTCTGGATCCTTTTCTCTTGTCTGTCATTCACCCTGAGGTTCATGTCCTCCCTCCTTTGCCTGCCTCTGTATCCTTCCACATCTTTCCTCTTTGAAGCAGCCTCGTTCCCATGGAAACAGCAATGTCATTGGAAGAGTTGGAGCCTGGGAATGTCcccaagggcaggagaaagtcACTCAACAAAAAGACTAAAACCCACCCAGAGGGTTGATTCTCACTGTGCTTGCATGACAGTTCTCAGTACTAGAATAGGGAGCTTTAGGGGCAGAACTTGGGGGGCTGCAGAGATAGAAGGATCTACATCCATCTTTCTGTTTGTCCTTGTCTGTCACTTCCTTATTTTTCGGTGTCTTCTTAGCCACGTGTACTAGGTGGGTCTACAAAGCAGCAAGATAGGTTTGCATGTGCAGGGCAGGTCCTGGGACTTTGTAGTTGTAGCTCTTATTCCTcttgtttttcatctttctttcaccCAGAGCCAAGGGCAGGGAGAGGCCTGAGAGGATCCTGTTGTTGTCTTCATTGAGGCTGCACAGCAGAAGACCAGGATTCCCTTCCCTCCTCGGTCACTTAGCAGTCAGAGAACTTTGACCAGTTCACTCGGTTTCTCTACTCCTCGGTTACCTCATTTATATCACAGACCTCAGAGCTCCCTGGCCCACTTCATAGAATGGTTGTGAAGGTGGGGGCGATCACACCAGCTCTGAAGTCTGTGCAGATTCGGAGCATTACAGTTGCTCTAGTTGGCCTTAGGAACAGGCTGTGGAGATAGGTGTTGGGGTCAGGGCCCAGGCCCTTGCTGTGGCCGTGGCTGCCTGCTCCATCGCTACGGTTTCTCAATGTCGCTGCTGCAGGTGCAACACGCAGGACTACATCTGGCACAAGGGGATGCGCTGCGAGTCCATCATCACCGACTTCCAGGTGATGTGCGTGGCCGTGGGCTCAGCTGCCCTCGTCCTGCTCCTGCTCTTCATGATGACGGTGTTCTTCGCCAAGAAGCTCTACCTGCTCAAGACAGAGAACACCAAGCTGCGTAGGACCAAGTGAGTCTGTGTCACTCACCCGTCCACCCAGGTCAGGGTGTGGGAGGCCCCCAACCCTGCTGTACCCCTCCAACTGATCCAGGGACTTTGTCGTGAGGGTTTCTGGCACCTGTGCTCCATTCCCAGCTGTTTTGTCGGTGCTAAAGATTCACCCAGGCTCGTCTGTTCCCACACAAAATGTGCTGGAGCCGCAGCAGAGGTGAAGCCCCTGTGGCACACTGCCGCTGTCCATCAGCTTCCCCAAACGCCTGCCCTAGGCATCTGAGAGCCTGCTTTAAAAAGGCAGCCAGCATGTAGCTACTCCTCCTCTAGCCCCCAAGTAAGTTACTCAGTCTGTCCACCCTCCTGATAGCCCCTTCTTCCCTGGACTGTGACAGCCAGCAGCCAGTGCGAGATGTCATTCACAATTCTGTGTGGAGGAACTCCATCTCTTTCACATCTGTCATCCAAAACCATCTCCTCCTCGGTGAATGCTGAGGAGaaagtgtttattgagcaccacACTGCATTGGTTTTTGAAAGCTAGTCAAGCCTGTGTCCAATCGGAAGTGCAAGGAACTTAAGGAAATCCTCTTTACCTCTCCTGAAAAGAATATGTGGGGAGAACTAGGTTTAACTTCCTCTACTGTGGATTTTGAGGGCCATATGGGATGTAGAATCTTATTTCAGCTCTTCCCTTAGCAAAGCAGTGACTATTGTGTGCATGTGAGAATCAACATGTGTTTGCCTTTAAGCCCGTGCCTTGAACACTAGGATGTGACCTTATACGCTATGAGAGAATTACTCCTATCACTAAGCAAAGTTAGAAAACCTTTTGGAAGTGTCACAGGAGTCACAAAAGGGAGATTGGAGTTCATCTTCCTTGGGACCCCAGAAACAATTTATGCAGAACTGCTCCCACTTCCCTTTCAACTTGTTGCCCCATTAATCCCCCTCCCCTTGACCTGAGACTCCCTCTAGAGAATATGACTGAAGGACTTTCCCTGGGTCCTGGGAAAAGGACAAAACACCATCTGTTGCTCCTTTGCTGGGTAGACTCACACAATGTACAGATGCCagcagctctctgcagcctttcAGCTAACCGCCGCGGGGCTGGTAGGGCCTCTCCATTGTGCCTGTGCACTGAGGCGGGCTGCATCTACGCACGTGATCACTCCAGAAAGACACAGTCCTGGACCCCTGGCTCCTCACGCCTACACCAAGGGGGTGGGTGAGCAGGGGTATCCAGGGGACAGGAGATGGGACTGCTTCAATCACGGCAGTTGCTGATGAGGATGGGGGAGAGAAAGGAACAACAGCCAGGGCAGTGAAGAAGCAAGAGCTGAGGCCAGGTGCAGGACACTATTCTAGGGCCTCCTCCTCTAGGCAGCCCTGTGTTTTTCACAGAGCATGGCCCTCTTGTTTCTCCACgtgccttctttctttcccaagCCTGGTTACTACTTTGATGGTGTGACATGCACCTGGTGCACTGCAGATactgccataatttatttattctaaaatacaccttttttcccccacatattaacatctctgaaattggATTGTGTCTTACAATcactggcatcttttttttttttttaaattgagacagggtctcactatgttacccagggtggtcttgaactcctgggctcaagtgatccttccacctcagcctcccaaatagctgtgactacaggcatgcaccactgtgcccagccactgaCATCTTATGATCACTGTTGGCCACATGGTAGTTATGATGTAGTGGTAATTCCCCGACATGCACAAATGGGTTCCTAGCTGTTCATATTGTTGTCAGTCCCTTATCTAAAGTCTAAATGAACTACTTCAAGTATATAAGAAAAgctcagttgggcatggtggctcacgcctataatcccagcactttgggaggccgaggcaggtggatcacgacgggtggatcacaaggtcaggtattcaagaccagcctggccaagatggtgaaaccccgtctctactaaaaatacaaaaattagctgggtgtggtgatgggcgcctgtagtcccagctactcgggaggctgaggcaggagaatggcgtaaacccaggaggcggaggctgcagtgagccaagattgcgccactgcactccagcctgggcaacagagcaagactctgtctcaaaaaaacaaaaacaaaaacaaaaaaaacctctaagGTGTAAGAAAGTATTGGCTGATGGTTTAAGTGGtggaagtgtttttattttttcttaatggtaCATCAAATAATGGTGCATCTTATTACGGTCCATGGCATTTGGCTAGATGctgcgactcatgcctgtaatcccaagactttgggaggccaaagcaggagcacCACCTGAACCCAAggatttgagtccagcctgagcaacatagcaagacctcatctttacaaaaaaaaaaaaaaaaaaattgttttaagataatccaggagaggggagggagaacattaggacaaacagccaatgcatgtggggcttaaaacctagatgatgggttgatgggtgcagccaacTACCATGACACacgtatacctatataacaaaccgaCATGTTCTGCACTtatatcccggaacttaaagtaaaattttaaaaaaagataatccgTGGCATTTGATAAAACACAgtatttggccgggcacagtggctcacacctgtaatcctaacactttgggaggctgaggcaggcagattgcttgagctcaggagttcaagatcagcctgggcaacatggtaaaaccccatctctacaaaaattacctgggggcatggtggcatgcacctgtagtcccagctacttgggaggctgaggtgggaggatcacttgaacccaggaggtcaaggcacagtgagctgtgattgtgccattgcactcaagcctgggcaacagagtgagaccctgtctcaaaaagaaaagaaaagaaaagcctttaAAAACCAATAACCAGCACTAGGCACAGTTCTGCACTtaccaataaaatttaaaatactttttttaataaagaaagaaatacagtatttgggttttttgtttgtttgttctttgagacggagtctcgctctgttggcctggctggagtgcagtggcatgatctcggctcactgcaacctccgcctcccgggttcaaatgattctcctgcttcagcctcccaggtagctgggattacaggtgcatgccaccacacccagctaatttttgtatttttagtagagatggggtttcaccatgttcaccaagCTAatctgactcctgacctcaagtgatctgcctgccatagcctcccaaagtgctaggattataggcgttgagccaccatgcccggccaaaatacAGTATTTGATCCAGAAGCTGAGACATTGTCATGTTTTGTCGTGATTATTTCACTTACATTTTTCCTTCACTCTTCTCTCTTAATCAGCAAATTCCGGACCCCAGCTGAGCTCCACAATGATAACTTCTCCCTCTCCACCATTGCCGAGGGCTCTCACCCAAATGTAAGGAAACTTTGCAACACTCCCCGTACCTCCTCCCCCCATGCCCGTGCCTTGGCTCACTATGATAACGTTATCTGTCAGGTAACTTGTTTTCTTCACATCTCTCCTCTTATGCATGCTTTGGCCCCTAGCCCATGTCTGGTgtctatttcaaaatatgaaatccCCAGAGAGCTCTGGAGGTCAGCCTAGGGCAACTGGGTTGGGCAGCAAAGGTGGGAATAAGCACTTGATGATGTATCACTTATTTGACAAGcagaattttaaatagaaaaggtctttttctttttaaaatttttatagagatgaggtctcactgtgttgcccaggctggtctcgaactcctggcctcaagtggtcttcgtgcctcagcctcctaaagtgctcggattgtaggcatgagccacctgcctgGCTGAGAATATCTTTTTCTAGGATTACTCATGACTTTTTGCTTCATCTATACTTTAGAAGTCTgattattgtcttattttccgTATCAAGGAGAAAGGCTCTGCTTTCACTGCTGAGGAATTTCATGACGGTCAGTGAAGCAAATGATGGTTTTGCTCTTTGGGATGGGTGGAAAGAGTTCTGTGTCCTTGCTGCTATTTGAAGACCCTAAGAACTGGCAGGGTTATACACAGCTGGTTAGGGCCAAGGcctgaaaacaaaacactggcaGAGCCTTAAGTCTAGGAATAATCCTGTTCTTAGGAggatgggcttataaatatcagtTGAAATCCAATAAAAGATCCCAATAGACCATTTTCTAAAGACTGTGGCCTAGTGTATTGCCTGGATTAGACTGACCAGTAAAATACTAGAGAGAATTTCGAAAACAAGGCAGAAACCATCCAAATCCCAAATCGTGCCACATCCAAATCCTAGAATTCTCTATATAATGCAAGTTCCATACTTCAAGATAAATGCATTTTTACACAGATTATTACACAGATAAACAAGCTAAACTGAGACGGCAGACTGAAGCAATGGAGTTTAAGAAGAAATTTAGAAGACGTTCTTAGAAATCATGGACCATAGAGTGTCAGACCTCACAGGGGCCTCAGCAATCTAGACCAATACTGTCCAGTGGAACTTTCTGTGAAATAGAAGTGTTGTATATCTGCTCTGTCTACTACAACAGCCACTAGCCACTTGCGGCTGCAGAGCTCTTGAAAGGTAGTTAATGCTACCACATTACACAATGCAGAcctagactcctgggctcaagtgatacccctgcctcagcctcctgagtccctaggactacaggcatgtgccaccacacctggctcattattttaacttttgtaaagatggggttttgccatgttgcccaggctggtctcaaactcctgggctcaagtgatcctcttgccgcagcctcccaaagtgtttacACAGTGATTTACaaagtgattacaggtgtgagctaccatgactggcctttttccttttatagatggggaaattgCAGCCCCAGAAGGGGGAAGAGAGAATAAGAGTAAATGTGCGGCCTCATTCACAAAACCCCAGAATAGGAAATCTTGGCCTGGTACAGGAGAAGTAAATGGGTGAATATAAATATGAAGTAAAAGAGGTAAActtaggataattttttaaagactttgatGTAAAGGGTAGAAAAAGAACAGATTATTTCACTTGGTATGTACCAAGATACAAGTAAGATCAAGATGAACATTATAACCAAGGAAACACTATGTCTTATAAACTCTAAGATTGGTCACCGTGTTCATCAACCCACAGAGATGTAGGCACCCTGAGGGcaggacagagtctcgctcgctCTTCTCGGTGAGCACATTACCCCGCCCTCTTCAGTAACATGCACACAGTCAGCACTTGCTGAATACTAGTGAGTGATGGCCTGCTACGGGGGCTCTCAGTTCCACTGACCAATCTGCCATCCTGCATATGGCAGCAGGTCTGCCACAGCGGGAGCTCCTATAGTCAGCATGTTCACTGTCCACAGTTGGACAGAGTCCTCCCACTCCGCTTGACAGAGTGCAAGCGTCCTTAGGAAAGTTTCTGAGCCTTGTGTTTCTGGTACCACAGCTTCAGACACCTTTCCTCTTCCCAGAGGGGAAAAAGAAGGAGCTCCTCTTGGAGGGCTTGGCTACACAGCCAGTGCAAAGGTTTCTTGTTCTTGGCTGATCCAGCTTTGTGGAAAGTGAGGTTTTTGTACCTGAACACTGCCACTGACCCTTAGTTCAGAAGATGGCAAGCCTTGAAAACAGCAGAGCAGGGGGTGGTCAGCCACAGAAGGGTGGTGGTCGGCCACAGTGGGTGGTTGGCCACAGGCAGTGGTGATCTAGCATGAGGCTTGGGGGGTCAGCTACGGGGCGGGTGAGGGTGTCGGCCATGGTGGGCTATGCCTGAGATGGGGTGATGGGGTGGCCAAGGCAGCACTCAAGCCATCCGTTAGGAAGCAGCAAGATCTGGCTCTGGTTCTCTCCTGGCTCCTCTTAGATCTTGAGGCtgatgccttctttttttttttttttttttttttgagatggagtctctctctgtcacccaggctggagtgcagtgaccgatcttggctcactgcaagctccgcctcccgggttcacgccattctcctgcctcagcctcctaagtagctgggactacaggcacccgccacctcgcccagctagattttttgtattttttagtagagacggggtttcaccgtgttagccaggatggtctcgatctcctaacctcatgatctgcccgtctcggcctcccaaagtgctgggattacaggcttgagccaccgcgcccggcccccttttttttgttttaaccaaaTACCCAGACTCCAAGGAGATTGAGGCTGGTGTCTTTCTGTCAGCTTGTGCCCAAGGGGACATCATCCTCTCCTCTCTGAAAGCAGAGAGGTGACTCTCCTATCCAGCAGGAAATGTACTGGTGGATTTTCTACCTTCATCTCTAATTCTCTCCACCTCACCCAAAGGTCAAACTTAGTCATATTCAAGATCTTGCGGGCATTGCTGATGAACACTGTTGCCACTTGTTTATGAAGTGAAGCCCTGCTCACTGCTACAGCCGCCACACTGACTGCCTCCAAGGGGTGCCAGCAGCCGGGGAGAGTGAGAAATCCTCCAGATGAGCCGGGAGGAGAGACGAGGGGGCACCGGAGTCCAGCCTGCCTTGtggcctctccccacccctctctCCCCGCCCCCAAACTCCTTGCTGGTATTGGTGTTCTCTAAaattttggagagtttttttttattttcatggaggcgttatttcttttatataagcAAAATAGGTTGAGCAGGTCAATTTCCTACACTGTTTCAATCACCTCTACTAGCCACACTCTGAAAAGATTGCTAACAAAAAAGTCTGGGGCTTTGGGCCTGTGACAAGGAAGGGTCAGTGGCTGGTATCTGTGCCAGTGgcacctccttccctcctccactcCTCTCTGCCCTCAGGCTGATGTGCGGCTCTGTAGCTGGCCGGCCTTAGGCTGAGTCTGTGTAAGTGTCTTGTGTAGCTGAACAACCAGCCTTGAAGGGTATGTCAGGAGGCACGGAGAGTGTAGGAAGCTGCCCGCGCTCCAGGCACACTGCGTGAATGAAGCCACCAGAAACCCAGGGCAGCTGCCCCAACACTGGGCTGCCCTGGTGGTCCCCACAACAGTGCTGTGGAGACCATGGGGGTAACTTGGGTTGTGCTAAGATTTGACAGACCTTCCAGGATTTCAGTTTGTTACTAGGGTTTCTCCATTGATGCCcctgtgctttttgtttgtttgtttgttttttcctatttaaCTCTTACTTCCCAGACTCTCCTCTTGCATGTATTTGTTAAAGCACTGACTGCCCACCCTCTTCCAATAGATGTTTGCCTCTGACCAGTGGGGTCCAGACCTGAACCCACATGACCCCTGGGTTGAAGGGTGTCCATATTGCTGGGGTtgaaggctgggagcagtgagTCCGCAGTGGTTCCTAGAAACTTATGCCAGATGTTGATCCAGCTCCCTTGTGATGAGGTACTTCTGTTAAGTCAAAGGCAGTTGGACCTGCTGTGGAATTCAGCTACCCTTGG includes the following:
- the CSPG5 gene encoding chondroitin sulfate proteoglycan 5 isoform X1 encodes the protein MGRAGGGGPGRGPPPLLLLLGAALVLASGAVPAREAGSAVEAEELVKGRPAWEPRANDTREEAGPPAAGEDEASWTAPGGELAGPEEVLQATGTAWLEADNPGLGGVTAEAGSGDAQALPATLQAPHEVLEQSVMPPAIPEATEASGPPSPTPGDNLSPASELPKESPLEVWLNLGGSTPDPQGPEPTYPFQGTLEPQPASDIIDIDYFQGLDGEGRGADLGSFPGSPGTSENHPDTEGETPSWSLLDLYDDFTPFDESDFYPTTSFYDDLDEEEEEEEDDKDAVGGGDLEDENELLVPTGKPGLGPGTGQPNSRWHAVPPQHTLGSVPGSSIALRPRPGEPGRDLASSENGTECRSGFVRHNGSCRSVCDLFPSYCHNGGQCYLVENIGAFCRCNTQDYIWHKGMRCESIITDFQVMCVAVGSAALVLLLLFMMTVFFAKKLYLLKTENTKLRRTNKFRTPAELHNDNFSLSTIAEGSHPNVRKLCNTPRTSSPHARALAHYDNVICQDDPSAPHKIQEALKSCLKEEESFNIQNSMSPKLEGGKGDQADLDVNCLQNNLT
- the CSPG5 gene encoding chondroitin sulfate proteoglycan 5 isoform X2, whose protein sequence is MGRAGGGGPGRGPPPLLLLLGAALVLASGAVPAREAGSAVEAEELVKGRPAWEPRANDTREEAGPPAAGEDEASWTAPGGELAGPEEVLQATGTAWLEADNPGLGGVTAEAGSGDAQALPATLQAPHEVLEQSVMPPAIPEATEASGPPSPTPGDNLSPASELPKESPLEVWLNLGGSTPDPQGPEPTYPFQGTLEPQPASDIIDIDYFQGLDGEGRGADLGSFPGSPGTSENHPDTEGETPSWSLLDLYDDFTPFDESDFYPTTSFYDDLDEEEEEEEDDKDAVGGGDLEDENELLVPTGKPGLGPGTGQPNSRWHAVPPQHTLGSVPGSSIALRPRPGEPGRDLASSENGTECRSGFVRHNGSCRSVCDLFPSYCHNGGQCYLVENIGAFCRCNTQDYIWHKGMRCESIITDFQVMCVAVGSAALVLLLLFMMTVFFAKKLYLLKTENTKLRRTNKFRTPAELHNDNFSLSTIAEGSHPNDDPSAPHKIQEALKSCLKEEESFNIQNSMSPKLEGGKGDQADLDVNCLQNNLT